A single genomic interval of Hevea brasiliensis isolate MT/VB/25A 57/8 chromosome 4, ASM3005281v1, whole genome shotgun sequence harbors:
- the LOC131179486 gene encoding uncharacterized protein LOC131179486, giving the protein MKAEVWNELVAYWSSLEWRKKSQSAKINRMTVKDGSITKHAGGSIKIEINEDRLTKKLGRPPYKIEVFRATHTKKGADGVFINGKSQRVDEDYASAIVEKYGSNSESPPIFDMDKWIEVSGGFNKGRVYGFGSSAKSQTSGSSTSQSCTSAYPGSSSQPAMTQEEIQQLIDEKASRMRAEMMAEILDQVRKELKTTGGTQFATSSHPTTSDSTNP; this is encoded by the exons ATGAAAGCAGAGGTGTGGAATGAGCTTGTTGCTTATTGGAGTTCTCTAGAGTGGCGAAAGAAGTCACAATCTGCTAAGATTAATAGAATGACAGTAAAAGATGGGTCAATTACAAAACATGCTGGTGGTTCAATCAAAATTGAGATTAATGAGGATCGATTG ACAAAGAAGTTAGGTAGGCCACCATATAAGATTGAAGTATTTCGAGCAACTCACACCAAAAAGGGTGCTGATGGTGTATTCATTAATGGCAAATCACAACGGGTCGAT GAAGATTATGCAAGTGCAATTGTGGAGAAATATGGTTCTAATTCTGAATCCCCACCAATATTTGATATGGATAAGTGGATAGAAGTATCTGGAGGCTTTAATAAAGGAAGGGTGTATGGTTTTGGGTCTTCTGCAAAATCTCAAACAAGTGGATCATCTACCTCTCAATCATGCACATCTGCTTATCCTGGGTCATCTTCTCAGCCTGCGATGACACAAGAGGAAATTCAACAACTTATAGATGAAAAAGCATCACGAATGAGGGCAGAGATGATGGCTGAAATACTTGATCAGGTGCGAAAGGAGTTAAAGACCACAGGTGGTACTCAGTTTGCAACATCTTCACATCCAACCACTTCAGACTCCACAAATCCATAG
- the LOC131179487 gene encoding uncharacterized protein LOC131179487, with translation MEGSKAFVLQHGGKASFFDCHRQFLPLNHPYRRQKDKFKKGVIERSPPPPRLSGDVIQNRVNSLPDIVFGTTSGKQTIPGFGVHHNWWLKDLRLPDGYASNIARAVSVEDCKFFGLKSHDCHILMQRLIPIAFRDILPKAVWDELTELSHFFRDITAIILFVDNIEILEKNIIETICKLEKIFPPGFFDSMDHLPIHIAYEAKVGGPVQYRWMYPFERFLFYLKKKVQNKASVEGSIVEAYIIEEISTFCSHHFEPQIPIRLNKVPRNDDGGNIEPMGRISIFTHSGRPFGRIPHRRIMSNEEYSAAHIYVLLNSYVEKNEVEERIYQIAQGPGRTVQSYKGYFVNGFKFHTHDYGRDRKTLNSGVWVKGSCYNEYESDYYNLLNEVLQLEYFGVGNNIILFKCEWFDTNKGIRVHPQNGHIEIHPKSRLASNDPFILALQAQQQEDDISRPLEILPTTELDDPCLLFDSNHIVELDENELQHLVQPSREDEEEEEEDEEEDEDEDENENNKDDDSDDD, from the exons ATGGAAGGTAGTAAAGCTTTTGTTCTTCAACATGGTGGGAAAGCATCATTCTTTGATTGTCATCGCCAATTTCTTCCTCTCAACCATCCATACAGAAGACAAAAAGATAAATTCAAAAAAGGTGTCATAGAAAGGAGTCCACCCCCTCCTCGTTTGTCTGGTGATGTTATACAAAATCGGGTAAATTCACTACCTGATATTGTATTTGGGACAACTAGTGGGAAGCAAACAATACCTGGATTTGGTGTACACCACAATTGG TGGCTAAAGGATTTGAGATTGCCTGATGGATATGCTTCCAACATTGCACGGGCTGTAAGTGTGGAGGACTGTAAGTTTTTTGGATTAAAAAGTCATGACTGCCACATATTGATGCAAAGATTGATACCAATCGCATTTCGTGACATATTACCTAAAGCAGTTTGGGATGAATTAACTGAGCTTAGTCATTTTTTTAGGGACATTACTGCAATTATACTATTTGTGGACAATATTGAGATATTAGAAAAAAACATTATTGAAACAATTTGCAAGTTAGAAAAGATATTCCCACCAGGTTTCTTTGACTCAATGGATCATTTGCCTATTCATATTGCTTATGAGGCCAAAGTAGGTGGACCAGTGCAATATCGTTGGATGTATCCATTCGAGCG GTTCCTTTTTTACTTAAAGAAAAAAGTTCAAAATAAAGCTTCAGTTGAGGGTTCAATTGTCGAGGCGTACATTATTGAGGAAATATCAACCTTTTGTTCTCATCACTTTGAGCCACAAATCCCAATAAGATTAAATAAAGTTCCAAGAAATGATGATGGGGGAAACATTGAACCAATGGggcgcatttcaattttcacTCATTCAGGTCGACCTTTTGGTCGAATACCGCATAGAAGGATCATGTCAAATGAGGAGTATTCTGCTGCTCATATTTATGTATTGTTGAATT CATATGTAGAGAAGAATGAAGTTGAAGAGCGCATCTACCAAATAGCTCAAGGCCCTGGACGTACAGTTCAATCATATAAGGGGTACTTTGTGAATGGTTTTAAATTTCATACACATGATTATGGTAGAGATCGAAAAACATTGAATAGTGGTGTTTGGGTGAAAGGAAGTTGTTACAATGAATATGAAAGTGATTATTACAATTTGTTGAATGAGGTACTTCAGTTGGAGTATTTTGGAGTAGGAAACAATATAATTCTTTTCAAATGTGAATGGTTTGACACTAATAAAGGGATAAGAGTCCATCCTCAGAATGGGCATATAGAAATTCATCCCAAATCAAGGCTTGCCTCTAATGATCCATTTATTTTAGCCCTTCAAGCTCAGCAA CAAGAAGATGATATCTCTCGACCTTTAGAAATTTTACCAACTACTGAACTTGATGATCCATGCTTGCTATTTGATTCGAATCATATAGTAGAGTTAGATGAAAATGAATTGCAACATTTAGTGCAACCGAGTAGAGaggatgaggaggaggaggaggaagacGAAGAGGAAGATGAAGACGAAGACGAAAATGAAAACAATAAAGATGATGATAGTGATGATGATTGA